From Mus pahari chromosome 20, PAHARI_EIJ_v1.1, whole genome shotgun sequence, the proteins below share one genomic window:
- the LOC110337654 gene encoding 60S ribosomal protein L24, producing MKVELCSFSGYKIYPGHGRRYARTDGKVFQFLNAKCESAFLSKRNPRQINWTVLYRRKHKKGQSEEIQKKRTRRAVKFQRAITGASLADIMAKRNQKPEVRKAQREQAIRAAKEAKKAKQASKKTAMAAAKAPTKAAPKQKIVKPVKVSAPRVGGKR from the coding sequence ATGAAGGTCGAGCTGTGCAGTTTCAGCGGGTATAAGATCTACCCGGGACACGGGCGGCGCTACGCCAGGACCGACGGGAAGGTTTTCCAGTTTCTTAATGCAAAATGTGAGTCCGCATTCCTTTCCAAAAGGAATCCTCGGCAGATAAACTGGACTGTTCtctacagaagaaaacacaagaaagggCAGTCGGaagaaatccaaaagaaaagaacccgCCGTGCAGTCAAATTCCAACGAGCCATCACTGGTGCGTCTCTTGCTGATATAATGGCCAAGAGGAATCAGAAACCAGAAGTTAGGAAAGCCCAGCGAGAACAGGCTATCAGGGCTGCCAAGGAAGCAAAAAAGGCTAAGCAGGCATCAAAGAAGACAGCAATGGCTGCTGCCAAGGCCCCCACAAAGGCAGCACCTAAACAAAAGATTGTGAAGCCTGTGAAGGTCTCTGCCCCCAGAGTTGGTGGGAAACGCTAA